Within Bdellovibrio bacteriovorus HD100, the genomic segment ATGGTGCCCGTCAAATGTCAGAACAACTGGGTATGAGTGACCGGGCTTTGATGTGTTTTACAAAACATCTGAAGCGGTTTGAAGCCCGCATCCCTGCAGATGCAAACGCCAATTGTCAGATGAATCGAAGCTTGGCGTCGATGTACGGGGATAACACGACTCAGGGTTCTGTTGTGGGTGCCATCAAAGCTTTGGTTCTTTCACCTGAATTCAGACGCTGGAAATACTAAGGGGACGTTATGTCGATGTACTATTGCAAAAAAACCCGTCGTCAGTTTTTGGTCGGATCCGGGAAAACTCTTCTGGCTCTGCCGCTTTTGCCAAGTCTGATGCCAGTGGAAGCTTTCGCCCAGGCCGCGACACCCCCAAAGCGTCTGATGATGTTCTGGTTTGATCATGGAAATTTAAATGCCATGTGGCCGGCACGAAGTCTTGCGACCACCGCGGTGGGTTCCAGCGGGTCTAAAGAGGTTTTATTGCGCAGTTTGGGGTCGACATCTTCGTTCAGCTCGGTTTTGAACAATCCTTTGTATGATACGCTGAAGAACAGCGACCAACTGACGATCGTGCGCGGTTTGGATGCTTCGGTTCGGTGGGGTTCAGCCCATGGGAACTTTCCGGTGGCATCAGCGCAGGATCGAAATTCCGAGGGCGGATTCCCTTCTATTGAATCCGTGCTGGAATCTTCCAAGACGCTTTATCCGGATTCAACACCGGCCTATGTGCGGAAAGCCATCCGGGTGGGCCTTCTGGGAGCCGGATTGTTTTATCAAAAGGTGGGCAGTGGAGTTCAGGTGATTCCACATTACGAAGACTGGACGATTCGAAACTTCTATAACGAAGTCTTTGGCAGTCTGACGGCGGGCACAACGGCACCGGCAGATAACACCAATGAACTGAAATCCAATATCTTGAATCGTGTTTTTGGTGCTTACACAGGCTTTAAAAACAGCCGTAAAATTTCTGCTGAAGACAAAGCCCGCCTTGAACAGCACATGGGTTACATCTCTGACTTGCAAAAGTCCCTGGGCCAAGTGGCGCCAACACCGACGTGTTCCAAGCCTGCGGACCCGGGCAGTGTTTCTGATCCGGCTTTGTGCAACCGAATTTATCTGGATCTATTGGCCGTGGCCTTTAAATGCGGCCTTACTAAAGTGGGAGTCATGGCCTTTGAGGGACAAGATCCCCAGTGGATTCCGGGCTTGAGCGGCCTGGGCACCAATGTTCACGATGCCATGCACGGCAGTGCGGGAAATGCCATTCAGAAAACGGCCTATGAGGTTTGGTGGAGGTACTTTACAAATCTTATTGCGGACCGGTTCCTGGCACCTTTGAATGTTGAAGAGGGTGTCACGGGCCGTACCTATCTGGAAAACATGGTGACGGCGATGTTGTGTGCCGGTGGTATGCAGGATTTGGGCGGGGATAATGGCCATAGCGGTTATGATTCCCAGCAGGTTCTGATTGGAAACATGGGCGGGGCCCTGCGGTCGGGTCGTTATGTGACGATGCCGTCGGCGGGTCTGCCTTACAACTGTTTCCTGATCACACTGTTGCAGCTGATGGGGGTGCCACCTTCTGATTACGCCTTTGCGACGCCGAACGGGCAGGGGTTTGGGTATTACGGGGAGTTCCCGGCCAATCACGTGCTGAAGGGCAGATTCTATCAGCCGATCAGCGAGATTCTGACCTAGGCTTGAAAAGCGTGTGAACCAGAAAATAAAAAAGCCGACTTTGCAGTCGGCTTTTTGTTTTTGGAATGTATCAACAACTAAGAATTAGAAGTTGAAACGACCTGCTACAGACAGAACGATAACATTGTATTTATCAGCTTCGCTGTTAGAGAAGTCGTAGTCCAAACGAGGGATCAGCGCGAACGTGCCCATTGGCATTACAGAGTAAGCAGACAGGCCCAAAGTGTTGTAAGAGTCAGTAGCTGTGCTGCCATCTTCGTTTTCAGATTCTGCGAAGCTTACGTAGTTCAAAGCACCACCGAAAGTGATGTCAGTGACTTTTGTTTCGTAGAAAGCAGACAGGCCCATTGCGTTCCCGCCTTTTACTTTTGCATCCCCGATGCCTACAACTTCAATAGTACGCTCCATGTTGATCGTGTAGTTCAAGCGACCACCGATAACGCCGCCAGCTGCTTCAGTGTCCATACCTACATACGGATTGAAAGAGAAGCCACCAGATGCCGGGGAAGCCTCATTACCATCGATTTTACCTTTTTGTAGAGCCAATTCAACGCCCAAGCCGTAACGAAGAGTGGAAGCTCCCATTGCGGAATTGCCTTTCAAAGTGACTGTGGGATCTTGAAGACCGTTGATTTTGCTTTTTGGAGAAGAATCGCTTTCGATGGAAGTGAAAGCCAATGCGCCTTCGATAGAGAACTGATCGTTGATACCGTACTCGTAAGAAGCACCTGTGTTAATAAGACCAGAGAACTTGGAGTCTTCGGTATCATCTTTGTCTTTAGTGTTTGTGGAAAGAAGACCCAAACGTGCAGTCACGTCAGACTGACCCGCTTTGGATTGGAAGAAGAATTCATTGTCTGCTGCGTTTGCAGATACGGAAGCCAATACGATGGCGGCTGCGATAACTTTTGAAAACATTTGTAGCTCCTTAAGCTGTTAATACTCAGTTGAGTCCAAATATTCCAAGCCTGTTTAACCAAATAGTCAACAATCGACGTTCTTTTGAAGCTGCCAAATTACCTAAAATACCGAGTATTTTCGCAAATGGGACACTTCCGCTTAAGCGGGGAACCTTGGGGTGAGGCTCCTGTCGAAGCCTAAGCCATTGGAAGGCAGTTTTTTCATGGTGCGGTTGTCAGTTCGAATAGGATGGCACCGGGGGCCGTTTTTGGCTGGCACAGGATTTGGAGTAAAGGGCACAAAACAAGGAAACACTATGAAAAATATGTTTGGAAAAATTCTGGCTTCGACTCTTCTTTTGTCTTCCATTTCCGCTTCTGCTGGTGGCAATGACTTTGTGAGCCGCCTCAAGGCACTTGATGGCCGTGAAGGTAAAATCGTGTCTTCTTATGATGACGAAAATACCGGCCGTTGCCGTCTTGAGCTGCAAAAATATGAACTTGAAGATGGCAGCCAGGGCCTAGCAGTTTATCTGCAAGACACCGGTATGTACTTCACTCCAAGTGCAGGTCTTGATAAAGAAACAAAACTGAAAGATGCCAACACAGCTGTTGTTAGCACCAGCTCCGAGCGTCCGGGTGGCGATGCGTGCGGTGATTTCGGTGGTGCGCTTGGTTACAAAAAAGTTCTTGTCCTGAAAGACAATCAAGTGACCATTCGTGAGACCTTCCGTTGTGTGATGGATGGCTTTAAGAAATACGATCTTTCCACGACTTGCCAGTTCTAATCTGAACTGAACAAGATAGTGAAAACTGAACCCACACTGAAAAGGTGTGGGTTTTTTATTTTCAGAGGGCGAAGTCTCAATCTGAGACAACAATCTTCACAAAAGTCCGGTCAGTTTACGGCTGCAGATCACCGATAAGTTCGGAATGCACGTCCCTGCTTTTGTGATGCTATTTCTGCTTGTCCTGTGTTCGCCGATTCTGGCGACGGCTGAATCCAATTTGGAATTGCTGTACACAAAGCAGATTGCCTGGACAGCAGCAAACCTGGAAGACCCCAAGGTTGTCAGTGCTTTCCGCACTTCATTTCAGGATCTGGTCGCTGATAAATCCAAAATCGCCCAGCTACAGACATCCGAGGGCAAAAAGATTCTGCAACAGGGACAAAGCCTGCTGTCAGTCATTCAGCTGAAAGAGAACCTGCAAAAGTGTCTGCTGTCCCACGCGGCCGCCAAGGGTGTTTCCGAGGCCTTGGCCAAGGCTTTGGATTCCCAAGTCTTAAATGGCGCTGTGTGTGCCGAGGTTGTGGCAGAAGAAAAGAAGATGCAGGCCTTTGGCAAAGACATGGAAAAGGCATTCAAAGAAGATGCTCGTAATAAGATCCTGAATACGGCAAAAAAGCAGCTGAATGTCACTCGAGCCTACTGGAAAGAAGCCGCCAAACAAGACGCCCTGGATATCGCGGTGGAGCTGACGGATCGCGAACGTGAAATGAAGGTCAAGCCTCCGCAATCCGGAACTGAACTCCTGCTTTATACCAAAGCCATTCGCGAACGAAGAAACAAAAACGTGATCGTTCAAAACGATGTGAAGAAAGCCTTCGCCGAAGTTCAGACCGAGCTAAAAAATCACGAGGACTATTTAAACGAAGCGGCCAAGGGCAGTGTTGACGAGACTTTGCAAAGTCTGCTGGTAACGAACCCAGCGGCCAGTGCGCAGTTCCTGATGGAAAATCCGGGGGCTTCAGATCTGATCTGTAAGATCCTGCAGGGTTACGACAAGAAAGCCCAGAAAAACGAAATCCTGGATAAAGCCATGTTCTGGGGTGGACTTGTTGTTGGCGGTGTTTTGCTGGCGACAGGTATTGGAGCCGGGGTCGGCGCGATGGTTCTTTCCGGAACTGCCGCCGCGGGAACCTTGACCACAGTTGCGGCCGGGGCTGCCTTGGCGGGCACTATCGCTGCGGGTGGGGAAACAGTCTATGCCTCTTCAAAAGCCCATGAATCCTTTATCGAGGCCCGAAATCTGAGGGCCTCGGCATTTGCTGAAGGGTCTTCCAAAGAATCCTTCAGCAAGGCAGACGCGGCAAAAGATCAGGCTTATTCTGATCTGGCAGAGGCGGGCTTTTCTGCTGCTTCCATCATCCCATTTGGGGCGGGTTTGAAGGTTATGAAAAATGCCGCTCAGGCTTCGCGCCTGGGATCTTACGCGAAAGTGGCCAAAGAAGGTGCCAAGGTCGAAACGGACGCGGTGAAGTCCATGGCGACGTCTTTAAAAGAAATCTCTTCCGACAAAGATGTTTTAAAGGTTCTGGAAACCAGCCAGAAGCAGGTGAATTCCGAAGAGATGGGGATGTTCCTGGGGTATTTGTCTGATTTGCCTAAAGATCAGCGCAAGGAAGTTCTGGCGCTATTAAAGAAGAAACCGGAAAAAGCTGCGGATGCCATTCGCGAATCTTCCAAATCTGGGGTGTGCAAATGAAGAATCTGATTCTGTTGGTATTGCTGCCCTTGGTTTTGCCAATTGTAACCTTCGCCCAAACAGCGGATGAAGTCCGTCGCATCATGAATTCGCAAAGCAGCCATTACGATATTCTGAATGTCAGTAAAAACGCTTCTGTGGACGAGATCCGCACGGCCTATCGTCGCTTGATGAAAACCTACCACCCGGATCGCTATCAAAACGACCCGCAAAAGCTGCGAGCCGCCACTGAAGTGATGAAAAAGCTGAACGTGTCCCGCGACACCCTGATGGACCCGATGGCCCGTCAAAGATACGACGCCACGGTGAAGTCAGCACCCAAAACGACTGCCAAGCCGGCATCGGCGGCGCAGCCTTCAGCAAAACCAGAATCAGTGAATCCAAAACCGGAACCAAAAAAGTGGTCAGGGCCGGATTTCGAAGCTGAAGCCAAAGCCAAGGCCGAAGCCACAGCAAAAGCCGAAGCTGCCGCCAAGGCAGAGGCGGCTGCGAAAGCGAAAGCCGACGCTGCGGCGAAAGCCAGTGCCAAAACTGCCGAGCCACCAAAGCAAGAAACTAGGTTCTCAGCCAAGGAGGCTCCAAAGGCAGCTACCGAATCAAAGGTTTCCAGTAGCAGGACAGAATCTTCGAAGCCTGCGACAGTCGATACAGCGAAAGACGCCGCCGTGCGATCCGAACAGCCGATGAACCACCGAACCAAGCAGGCGGTGAAGTTCTATGAAGACACCGCCAAGTGTGGTGCGGGTTTCTATAAGTCCTTCGTGGATATGATGCTGTAGAAACTGATTCCCATTCTGAGTCATTCGCGACCTGGCTAATGGTCCAGCTGGTTTCGCCGATAAGTCCGTCATGAGATCTCGAAGACGACGCCTTAGCCTCATTCGATTTATCTGGTTTGTCGCAAGCCTTCCGGTCAAATTGATCTTTCTGCCGTTATCGTGGCTTCTGTCTTCAAAAAACCGAGATGGTTATGTTCTTAGAAAATCAACCTATGGAAGACCTCGGTACGAGCATCGCGTGGTCGCTGAAAGAATCCTAGGGCGACGATTGAAGCCGTGGGAAGTCGTCCATCACATCAACGGCCGTCGCAGTGACAACAGGCCTTCAAACTTGTGTGTTATGTCGCGAAACGATCACGATCGATATCATCGGTGGTACGACCGAATCCGCGCAAACTATGGCCGATATCCGAAAAAGGAAACTCAGCTGGTCAAACTCAAAGACCGATTCAACGGAATACTGCTGGGTGAGTCTGTAAATAGAAAAGCAGGATAAGAAAAAGGCACTGATTTTTAAGTCAGGGCCTTTTTGATCTTGAATAAGTCAGACTTTATTCGTGATTGTACAAAAGATCACAGGTCGCGAAATATTTAGCGCCGTTACTAAACACTGCAACTGCACGACCAACTCTTGAAACTTCATTTTCGTGACGGCTATCCATCGCAACACTTTTTGGCACGGCAATTTTCAATCTGACCGGACCATAAGCCAAAGAGTAAACTCCGGAATTCAAGTTGTAATACCCAAATGTCATCTCATTGTTAGAATCCAAATGCATATTACCATGGGTGTACTTTTTCAGGTTCGGATCGTTCAATGGAAAACTTGGTAAAGCCTTAGGGCCGGTGTTCGCGACGCTGATGTGATTTTCACCATTGAAAGGAAGGTTCTTGTCAAACAAGTCGACTTTATATTCAGACAACTTATCTTTATCCAGATATGCAATATCTCCTTCCAGAGGAATATTCATCGACAGGAAAACTCCATTTCCATTGTCCCAGCTGCAGATCAGATCCACCGGTGAACTGGCAAATAAGGGCAAAGAAACTAAATTCACAAGACCCATTAGTATTAGTTTACGCATGCTATTTTCCTTTCTTCCGGATTACTGGCAAGTGGCGATGTTTTCTACTTTGTAGCCAACAACCACGTCGTTGGAAATGACATAGGTCAGGCCCACGATTGTCTGGCAGCTGCCGGAAGTGATTTGAACATCAAGATTGTCATCACCGCCAATTTCCACTTTTTGAACGGCTTCGCCTTTCAGGGCAGAGGCAACACTCGCATCAGTCAGTGCAGCACTAATTTTTTGCAAAGAATCATTGTAGTTAGAAAATGCAGAAGAGGTGGTCATTACTGTGAATAGAGATACCAAGATCATGTTTTTCATAAAAACTCCTTTAATTTTTTTTAACGTTTATTTTTGTTTTTAAATTTCAATTATTTGCAGGTGTATCTAGCCCAGATGCCGCCGATTCTGACATCAGCAAGGTCGACGGTTGCATTCGGACTGATGGAGGCATAGCCTTCACTGGTAGAGAGCCACTGGATATTGTTGTAGGTGGTGCAGTTCGTGTTGGTTCTGCCATCGTGTTCGAAATAGGCGGCATAGTGACCTTCGCTGCCCATGAACTTTACGTCACCAAAACATGTGCCGGTTGTGCCAGTGCCCTTGACTGCCACTTTGCCGTTTTTGAATTGAATTAGAACTTCAGAATCCGCTTGTACTGAGTTACCTGCGTAATTCAGGCTGCAGGTATAGTATGGCTTAGCGGCGAAGGATGTAGAAGCCAGACCCAGGATCATAAGTGCACAGAATGCTTGTTTCACTGAAAACTCCTTTAAGGTTTGTTTTTCGTTATTCGTAAACTCAAATGCAAGATACCCGAGGCCTTGTCTCAAAAAAATATAGATGTTATTAATTAGTAAACGTTATGTTCAGTAATAGTGTACAATTGTCTAAACTTTAGCGGGTGGGTATTGGCTGATGAATATATTTGATTTCAAGTCTTATAAGACGTTCTTAAGAGCCTATTGCGACTCTGAAAGGGGTGCTCTGACCCGGTTGTCAGAGGCCGCCAATACCCAAAAGTCTTATTTGTCTGCCTGCCTGAATGGAAAGGGTCAGCTGAGCCTGGATCAGGCCTTCGGAGTTGCTGAGTATCTGAATATGTCTGACTATGAGCAAGACTATTTCTATTTGCTGATTGATAAAGAAAAGGCAGTCACTCCGGCGCTTCGTCGCCGCCTTGAATCCAAGGCCAAGGACATGAGCCGCGAGGCTTTCAGGCTTAAGAATCAGCAGAAGGACTCTGTGATCGTTACGGAGCAGGATTCAAACATCGGCTTCTATTATGCCACCTGGCTTGCGACGGCCATCCATACCCTGACGTCGGTGCCGCAGTTTCAAAGTATAGCGAGCCTTGAAAAGCGGCTGAATCTAAATCAAGCCAGTGTTGCCACGATTATCGGCTATCTTGAGAAAATGGAACTTATCAAAAAAAGTGGTGATAAATATCGTTGGAACTCATCGAACATTCATCTGGAAGACAGCAGTGTCTGGATCAGCAGTCATCATACGAACTGGCGTGCGCGTGCCATGGACAATGTTCAGAAGAATGACCGGGAAGCGACTCACTATAGTTCTATTCAGTCCTTCTCTGAAGAGGACTTTGAAAAGTTGAAGAAAAAGATCGCCTACTTTATCAGTGATTTTAACAAAGTCGCTGATCCGTCAGAGCCCGAAGACGCTTATTGCTTTAATATCGATCTTTTCCGGGTTTAAGCGGCTGTCTCATTTTGAGACATGGCCGTGGTATGTCCTTTGCTTTCTTAAAAACTAAAGAATGCAAAGGACACTTCAATGATCTGCACGAAATTTTGCGAAAAAATTTTGATCACCTGTGTGACGCTTTTTGCGTTGAATGCCTTTGCATTGGATGCTGGTGCCGAAAAGTTAAAGCTGCCTCAGCTGCCGCAGATCAAGGCGCCTGAAGCCGTTCGTATTGAAGTTAAGCCCGTGGCTCGACCGGAAGGATCTTTGATCCTGGACAATGCCCTGGGTAAAAATCTTAAGGACTTTCAGACTTTTTTGAAAACTCAGGGGCCTCGTACTGGAGGCGGTGGAAATTCCTGTGCTCTTTCCATTCACCAGAACACAGAGAAGCTTGTCAGTTTGCTTTCTGAGATGCCCACGCTGTTGAGCGAGGGGCAAAGAGCTTTCTTGCTGCACAAGATATCCGTGGCTAAGTTTTACCTAAGTGAAGATCTGACTCTGGATGGGCAGACAAAGGACGCCATTAACTATCCGAACACCAATGAGATTTATTTATCCAATAAGCTATGCGGGCTGGACCTGCTGGATGTGCAGAGCCGTGCGATGGCTATCCTTCTGCATGAATATCTGGGGCTTGCTAACATTGATGATCGTCGGTACCAGATATCCGGTGCCTTCCTGCAAAACTATTCAACCTTCAATGCCCGTGGATATACCTTCACCGCTGATAATTCATATAAAGCACATACCGGACAATGTGTTCAGTCTGTTCTTCAGATGCAGCAAATCGGAAACAATTTAATTATTTCAACTTCGTCGAAACCTGGCGCGAGGATCATCCCATTAACGCGCCAACATGTTGAAGAGTTCCAGGCCTTGGGTGAACGAATTTGGGGAGCTGAAAAGACGGTCACCGTAGCCGACAGGGAAATGGGTGTGGACTATGTGTTTTCCAGCGAAAGTTGCGGCACCGTAAGTTGTGAATACTTAAGAATTAAAAAGGGCGATGTAACCATAAAGACTATTAAGAATGCCACCAATGGGCTGTCGACTATTGATTGCAAACGCTAGTGGGCCCAGATTTTGGACATAAAAAAAGCCGACTTATTCAGTCAGCTTTCTTTGCGGATCTTTCCAGAGGAAAGATTTGGTGCCCCGCGAGGGACTTGAACCCCCACGCTTGCGCACTAGATCCTAAGTCTAGCGTGTCTGCCAATTTCACCAGCGGGGCACACCTT encodes:
- a CDS encoding porin family protein yields the protein MFSKVIAAAIVLASVSANAADNEFFFQSKAGQSDVTARLGLLSTNTKDKDDTEDSKFSGLINTGASYEYGINDQFSIEGALAFTSIESDSSPKSKINGLQDPTVTLKGNSAMGASTLRYGLGVELALQKGKIDGNEASPASGGFSFNPYVGMDTEAAGGVIGGRLNYTINMERTIEVVGIGDAKVKGGNAMGLSAFYETKVTDITFGGALNYVSFAESENEDGSTATDSYNTLGLSAYSVMPMGTFALIPRLDYDFSNSEADKYNVIVLSVAGRFNF
- a CDS encoding tolA protein: MLFLLVLCSPILATAESNLELLYTKQIAWTAANLEDPKVVSAFRTSFQDLVADKSKIAQLQTSEGKKILQQGQSLLSVIQLKENLQKCLLSHAAAKGVSEALAKALDSQVLNGAVCAEVVAEEKKMQAFGKDMEKAFKEDARNKILNTAKKQLNVTRAYWKEAAKQDALDIAVELTDREREMKVKPPQSGTELLLYTKAIRERRNKNVIVQNDVKKAFAEVQTELKNHEDYLNEAAKGSVDETLQSLLVTNPAASAQFLMENPGASDLICKILQGYDKKAQKNEILDKAMFWGGLVVGGVLLATGIGAGVGAMVLSGTAAAGTLTTVAAGAALAGTIAAGGETVYASSKAHESFIEARNLRASAFAEGSSKESFSKADAAKDQAYSDLAEAGFSAASIIPFGAGLKVMKNAAQASRLGSYAKVAKEGAKVETDAVKSMATSLKEISSDKDVLKVLETSQKQVNSEEMGMFLGYLSDLPKDQRKEVLALLKKKPEKAADAIRESSKSGVCK
- a CDS encoding HNH endonuclease signature motif containing protein; the protein is MRSRRRRLSLIRFIWFVASLPVKLIFLPLSWLLSSKNRDGYVLRKSTYGRPRYEHRVVAERILGRRLKPWEVVHHINGRRSDNRPSNLCVMSRNDHDRYHRWYDRIRANYGRYPKKETQLVKLKDRFNGILLGESVNRKAG
- a CDS encoding DUF4423 domain-containing protein, translating into MNIFDFKSYKTFLRAYCDSERGALTRLSEAANTQKSYLSACLNGKGQLSLDQAFGVAEYLNMSDYEQDYFYLLIDKEKAVTPALRRRLESKAKDMSREAFRLKNQQKDSVIVTEQDSNIGFYYATWLATAIHTLTSVPQFQSIASLEKRLNLNQASVATIIGYLEKMELIKKSGDKYRWNSSNIHLEDSSVWISSHHTNWRARAMDNVQKNDREATHYSSIQSFSEEDFEKLKKKIAYFISDFNKVADPSEPEDAYCFNIDLFRV
- a CDS encoding J domain-containing protein; this translates as MKNLILLVLLPLVLPIVTFAQTADEVRRIMNSQSSHYDILNVSKNASVDEIRTAYRRLMKTYHPDRYQNDPQKLRAATEVMKKLNVSRDTLMDPMARQRYDATVKSAPKTTAKPASAAQPSAKPESVNPKPEPKKWSGPDFEAEAKAKAEATAKAEAAAKAEAAAKAKADAAAKASAKTAEPPKQETRFSAKEAPKAATESKVSSSRTESSKPATVDTAKDAAVRSEQPMNHRTKQAVKFYEDTAKCGAGFYKSFVDMML
- a CDS encoding DUF1552 domain-containing protein, with translation MSMYYCKKTRRQFLVGSGKTLLALPLLPSLMPVEAFAQAATPPKRLMMFWFDHGNLNAMWPARSLATTAVGSSGSKEVLLRSLGSTSSFSSVLNNPLYDTLKNSDQLTIVRGLDASVRWGSAHGNFPVASAQDRNSEGGFPSIESVLESSKTLYPDSTPAYVRKAIRVGLLGAGLFYQKVGSGVQVIPHYEDWTIRNFYNEVFGSLTAGTTAPADNTNELKSNILNRVFGAYTGFKNSRKISAEDKARLEQHMGYISDLQKSLGQVAPTPTCSKPADPGSVSDPALCNRIYLDLLAVAFKCGLTKVGVMAFEGQDPQWIPGLSGLGTNVHDAMHGSAGNAIQKTAYEVWWRYFTNLIADRFLAPLNVEEGVTGRTYLENMVTAMLCAGGMQDLGGDNGHSGYDSQQVLIGNMGGALRSGRYVTMPSAGLPYNCFLITLLQLMGVPPSDYAFATPNGQGFGYYGEFPANHVLKGRFYQPISEILT